TTTGGGATTTCTGGGTAGATTGGGGAGGCTGCTTGAGCCAGATCCACCCTCTACCTATAAGAGCTATGGAAGCTACAGGATAAGCCAGTTTATTTAGTTTGAGAAGTCTATTGTCTACCTGTTTTGTGTTGTCAATAGGAAATGCTGGCTATCACACCTTTGCACCAGGATCTTCTGCATCCTTCTGAATATTTGCCCTTAAGACCGCATCTCTACGTTACCCATGGTTACACACAATACCTAATTTCAAAATGGAATTAtgattttcaatttttttttacaaattaaaaacgaaaagcttaaatgtcttgagtcggtaagtattcaaccctgtttgttatggcaaacctaaattaGGTTCGGGAGTAAAAATGGGTttaaataagttgcatggactcactctgtgtgctatAAATAGTGTTTAAGAAGATTTTTGAATGAAtacctcatctttgtaccccacacatacaattatctgtaaggtccctcagtcgagcagtgaatttcaaacaccgattcaaccacacagaccagggagattttccaacgcctcacaaagaagggcacctattggtagatgaaataaaaaaagcagacgttgaatatccctttgagcatggtgaagttattaattacactttggatggtgtatcaatacaccccattcactacaaagatacaggcgtccttcctaacgcagttgccagagaggaaagaaaccactcagggatttcaccatgaggccaatggtgactttaaaacagttacagagtttaatggctgtaaaaggagaaacctgaggatgggatcaacatcattgtagttactccacaatactaacctaaatgacagagtgaaaagaaggaagtctgtacagaatattccaaaacatgcatccaacAAGGCAAGTAATACTGAAAAGAATGTGGCAAAACGCTCAACTTTTTCTCCTgaaaacaaagtgttatgtttggggcaaaaacaacagattactgagtaccactctccatgttttcaagcatagtggtggctgcgtcatgttatgggtatggcttgtaattgttaaggacaagtttttcaggataaaaaaataaatggaatggcgctaagcacaggcaaaatcatagaggaaaacctggttcagtctgtttttccaccagacactgggagatgaattcacctttcagcaggacaataacctaaaacacaatgccaaatctacactggagttgcttaccaagaagacttgaatggccgagttacagttttgacttaaatctactttgaAAATCTATGACCTTTTAAAAGACCTGAAAATGATTGCtttatctagcaatgatcaacaaccaatttgacagagcttgaagaattttgaaaataataatgggaaaatgttgcacagGTGTGGAAAGCTCGAAGAGACtcatccagaaagactcacagctgtaaatcgctaccaaaggtgattctacaaagtattgactcagggatgtaaatacttatgtaaatgaaatatttctgtattttaattttctatacatttgcaaatatttctagaAACATctttttttcactttgtcgtttTGGGGTATAATGTGTGagaatctatttaatccattttgaattcaggctctaacacaaccaaatgtggaataagtcaaggggtatgaatactttctgaaggcacttccAGTAGCTGACAGATTCTGCCTGTTTTCATAGCTTTTGTTGTAAGAGAAACTTGGACGCTTAATGATAGCGGATGGACGCTTAATGATAGCGGATGGACGCTTAATGATAGCGGATGGACGCTTAATGATAGCGGATGGACGCTTAATGATAGCGGATGGACGCTTAATGATAGCGGATGGACGCTTAATGATAGCGGATGGACGCTTAATGATAGCGGATGGACGCTTAATGATAGCGGATGGACGCTTAATGATAGCGGATGGACGCTTAATGATAGCGGATGGACGCTTAATGATAGCGGATGGACGCTTAATGATAGCGGATGGACGCTTAATGATAGCGGATGGACACTTAATGATAGCGGATGGACACTCAGTGATTCAACGATAGTTTGACTTAGTTTTTAGTGTTGGAGAAACATGGAAACTGTAGTATAATGAAGGGTTGGGTTTGGGTGCTACTATATTTGATGATACTGTAGTTTGATTGTTGTGCTATTTCTTTGTTTTACAGGAAGGCAAACGAAGGCTTGCTCATGTTGAGTGCAGAGGAAACGATGCCGATCTCCATACGGCAACTAGCCTATGGTATGTGGAAGAAGACCAAAAATTAACTCATGTGCATAACATTATGAATAGAAGCAGATGGAAGATATTAGATTATGAATAGAAGGAGATATTAGAGATTATGAATAGAAGCAGATATTAGCGATTTATGAGTAGAAGCAGATGGAAGATATTAGAGATTATGAATAGAAGCAGATGGAAGATATTAGCTTTGAGGCAGAGTTTTGTAGCCCCTTTTCCTCTGTGGTAGCAGTTATCATGGTTCATATTACATTAAAACCCTCATAGCTGTTATTTTAGACCGTAGAGTGCCATTACATCTTTCCCTGTTGTTGTCCGTCTCCCCAGTGTCTGATAGTGTCTCTGTTGTCTGTTTTCCCCAGTGTCTGGGCTGGGGTTCGGCTTCATGAGTGGAGCGTTCTCAATGGTCAATATCCTGGCCGATTCTGTTGGCCCCGGCACCATTGGTATCCATGGAGACTCCCAACACTACTTCCTGTCCTCAGGTACTGTATGAGTCTGCCATGTTTTAAAATGTACTTAATAGCCTGAAACCACACAAGAAGACATGTTTTATTCCACTAACTTTTCTGACGGTAgtcttttttattttaatttaatttttatattttaccctccttttctccccaatttcatgagaTCCAATTttcatcttgtctcatcgctgcaactccccaacgggctcgggagaggcgaaggtcgagtcacgtgtcctccgaaacatgacccaccaaaccgtgcttcttaatacacgcccacttaacccggaagccagccgcaccaatgtgtcagaggaaacggAGTTCtactgacgaccgaagtcagcctgcaggtgcccggcccgccacaaggtgTCGCTAGATCGTGATGATCCAAGTAAAGCCCCACCGGCCACACTGCTCGCGCACCCCAACGAGAAGTCCTTTCTATTTGTGaagcagatcgcgctgcaagtcctgcctctctcatctcctcattggtttatagaagctagctaaataggacaaattagcaagctagctaaataggacaaattagcaagctagctaaataggacaaattagcaagctagctaaatagaacaaattagcaagctagctaaataggacaaatttagctagcaagtgcaagccagctagctaaattgccataaatgtttaatgcttctcgacctgtccccaaattaatgtaattagttcagagtttgttttgatattttaacatgcgtgtcgtgatcgtgtttggtgtGGAGGGACAAAATACagttatgcacgatggcgcacgcgtacagccggtttgggttccgtgttagacgGCTGCACCACTACGGAGGCCTAGTAGTCATTTTTCTGATTGACCTGAGGCTAGCTCTGTCTCCCTACAGCCTTCATGACCATGGCCATCATCCTGAGGcgaactctctctctgtctccctatagcCTTCATAACCATGGCCATCATCCTGAGGCGAACTCTGTCTCCCTACAGCCTTCATGGCCATCATCCTGAGGCTAACTCTGTCTCCCCTACAGCCTTCATGGCCATCATCCTGAGGCTAACTCTGTCTCCCTATAGCCTTCATGACCATGGCCATCATCCTGaggctaactctctctctgtctcccctataGCCTTCATGACCATGGCCATCATCCTGaggctaactctctctctgtctcccctacaGCCTTCATGACCATGGCCATCATCCTGCTCCACATGTTCTGGGGTGTGGTGTTCTTTGATTCCTGTGAGAAACAACACTGGTGGTCTCTGGCTGTGGTCGTCATCAGCCACCTCCTCGTGTCCTGTCTGGTAAGTCAGAAAAGAGACAGAaaggatggctggatggatggatagaccGATACAGTAGATCATTGTGTTCATGCTGTAGGTGGACTTGACTGATGGGTTGATGAATAAATACTCAGAAGTAAATGTGTGTTGACAGTAGTCTTACATCCTAGTACTTTTTCTTACTTAGTAACATCTTCATCCCCGTTGGGACATAATGTCACAAAGGCTCCTCCACTGATTCCTGTCCTTCACCACAGCACTTCAAATGGGACAAAACATGTCCCCATAGTAACTCAGCCGTTGTTGTCATGTCTCTCCCCAGACGTTCTAGAACCCTCAGTATTTTTTTCTCCCAGAGATTCCTGAACCAGAACCATATGTAGGAATTTCCCCAGAGATCCAAAACTCATCAGTCTTTGTTATTTCTCTCCCCAGACGTTCTAGAACCCTCAGTATTTTTTTCTCCCAGAGGTTCCTGAACCAGAACCTTCTGTAGGAATTTCCCCAGAGATCCAAAACTCATCAGTCTTTGTTATTTCTCTCCTAGACGTTCTAGAACCCTCAGTATTTCCCCAGAGATCCGTAACTCATCAGTATTTGTTATTTATCTCCTAGACATTCCAGAACCCTCAGTACGTGGGCAGCCTGGTTCCCACCTACATCATCGTGTTCCTCGTGGGTCTCTGGGCGTTCTTCTGCTCCGGGGGATCTCTCCGGAACCTTAAACTCTGCCTTACCTGCAAAGACAAGGACTTCCTGTTGGCCAACCACCGGCCCAGATAACAGAACACcactaaagacacacacacacacacacacactgtatgggGACACTATCCAACAGGACACAAACAAATAAATAAGTTAAAGACAAACTGGGTCAATGATATGTCTCTCCCCTTCCCCACCATGTGTTCTGTGTTTGTGGTGCTGGGGACTGGAAATAGGCTCCAGGGTTGTAGTTTAGAGTAAATATTGTTTAAACACCTTTTTTTATTTAGTGAAGGGCAGATGTATTACACTGCATTAGTAATAGAATAATCTAGAGGATCCTACTTTTGTTACCACTACATCCTTGGCAGACACTGCTCAGAATGGTTGATTAACTTTTTACAGGTGGGGGGGAGATGGTGACAAACACATTTGATCTGTGTGTAGTTTTAAAATGTAGGGTATGTAGTTCCTTAACGAGACGGTACCTATTTGACACCAGACGGGTCTCTGGATCTGTGCCTTCTACAGTAATGATGAGGCAGCTTAGTGTTTTGgccctgtattcataaagcatccGAGTAGaagcgctgatctaggatcagaccccccccccccatgtaatcttattcattataatctaggatcagacccccccccccccccccatgtccatgtaatcttattcattataatCTAGGATcagacccccccctcctccccatgtccatgtaatcttacTCATTATAATCTAGGATCAGACCCCCCTCCGAccccatgtaatcttattcattataatCTAGGATCAGACCCCCCTCccccatgtaatcttattcattataatCTAGGATCAGACCCCCCTCccccatgtaatcttattcattataatCTAGGATCAGACCCCCCTCccccatgtaatcttattcattataatCTAGGATCagacccccctcccccatctaatcttattcattataatCTAGGATCAGACCCCCCTCCCCCATGTAATTTTATTCATTATAATCTAGGATCaaatccccccccctcccccatgtgATCTTATTGGTTCTGATctgaaaggctaaactgatcctacagTAGATCAGCAGGTCTAAACTGATCCTACAGTAGATCGGCAGGTCTAAACTGATCCTACAGTAGATCGGCAGGTCTAAAATGATCCTACAGCCGATCGGCAGGTCTAAACTGATCCCACAGTAGATCGGCAGGTTTAAACTGATCCTACAGCCGATCGGCAGGTCTAAACTGATCCTACAGTCGATCGGCAGGTCTAAACTGATCCTACAGTCGATCGGCAGGTCTAAACTGATCCTACAGTCGATCGGCAGGTCTTAACTGATCCTACAGTAGATCGGCAGGTCTGAACTGATCCTACAGCAGATCAGCAGGTCTAAACTGATCCTACAGCAGATCAGCAGGTCTAAACTGATCCTACAGCAGGTCTAAACTGATCCTACAGCAGATCAGCAGGTCTAAACTGATCCTACAGCAGATCAGCAGGTTGAAACTGATCCTACAGTAGATCGGCAGGTCGAAACTGATCCTACAGTAGATCGGCAGGTCGAAACTGATCCTACAGCAGATCAGCAGGTCTAAACTGATCCTTCAGCAGGTCTAAACTGATCCTACAGCAGATCAGCAGGTTTAAACTGATCCTACAGCAGGTCTAAACTGATCCTACAGCAGATCAGCAGGTCTAAACTGATCCTACAGCAGGTCTAAACTGATCCTACAGCAGATCAGCAGGTCTGAACTGATCCTACAGCAGGTCTAAACTGATCCTACAGCAGGTCTAAACTGATCGTACAGTAGATCAGTAGGTCTAAACTGATCCCACAGTAGATCAGCAGGTCTAAACTGATCGTACAGTAGATCGGCAGGTCTAAACTGATCCTACGGCAGGTCTAAACTGATCCTACGGCAGGTCTAAACTGATCCTACAGCAGGTCTAAACTGATCCTACAGCAGGTCTAAACTGATCCTACAGCAGGTCTAAACTGATCCTACAGCAGATCAGCAGGTCGACTATGAGATGCTTTATAAATAGACGGCCCTAGATTGTCTTTAAGTGTTTCATCGATATCAGACCTGTGATGTTTTGTATCCAGTTCGTGTTTCTGTCTCCTGCTGTGTTAGTCGTCAGTCTGGCAGGGCAGTCTGGCAGGGCAGCCGTGTCGTTCTCCTGTTTTAGATGAGTCGGTAGTACGATACAATACAACAGTGTTTTGCATATCAACAACTTACTTTTCGTAAACTCCCCCCAAACAAAAGCAAATTCCTCCCGAGAACGAAAGCAGCATATTAGGATGACACTGAGTTaggattttttgtttgtttgttgtaaaCATTAAGTTATGAGCTGTTTCAAAAATGAAGTTCTGATTGAAACTGAAAATATGTCAGATGTGGTGTGTTTGTTGTTCGATAGTCCAGATGAATATATTCGGCCTAAAACCTACACAAATATAAATATTgacctgatgatgatgatgatgatgatgatgagtgttTTTATATGAATGATGTGCTTTACATACTGATTTAGTGCTGCTAAgctaaatgtttattttatttgtattcatCACACTGACCTCAAGGGTTGGTCTGATCTAGTTGGCTTTAGGACGGGTGTTTATGGGTTGGACATACAGGGGGCCAGTTTCCCCAGACCCAGGGTAAGCTTATTCCTGGACTGAAAAGCACttttaacttaaaaaaaaaaaatctcaactgagaatgttttattttatttttagaagTGGCTTAACTTTTTGTCTGAGTAAACAGACCCAAACTGTAGCACCCTGTTCAGTCCTGACTTCTATTTTAGTCAAATATTCCCATTGAAATCAATGCAAACTGATGACTAAGTGAACATTTGAAAATGCGCATCCTCCCTTTCAAATattcccattgacatcaatgcaaactGATGACGATCCTCCCTTTTCAAATATTCCCATTGAAATCAATGCAAACTGATGACGATCCTCCCTTTCAAATattcccattgacatcaatgcaaactGATGACGATCCTCCCTTTCAAATATTCCCATTGAAATCAATGCAAACTGATGACGATCCTCCCTTTTCAAAGAAGACATGCCCTTGAGGAACAAATGATTGAATATGTACATGTACCACGTTGTTGTTGATGAATTAGCTGATTCTTCTAGGCAGTGAGGAAGACCTGTGGGGGAACAAAAAATCGTTTAGAGATCTCAACGGAAGTTAGTTTAAACTAGGCTGCAATAATTGAGTGACAAAATGAAACGAGTCACCTCACTTGTCgtggtttttaaaatgtttttcccTGTGACCTGGGTCATATATATGGAGCTGTACAGCTTTAAACATAATAGTGGAGAACTCCCAGCCAATAGTATCAGCCTCTCAGGGTTGAAGGTCACGGATATGCAAATGAGCTgtatgttcctgttttgacttgTGCCTGCGTGCACCCTGTTGTTTCACCATGCTTCTGTATTGATATACATGTAAAAGTAGTAGCACGTCGTTCTCCATTGTTCTCAAGTTAATTCTACCGTGCCATCAAGAGCACAACAACCTGTATGTACATAGGTGATGACAAAACTGTTCCCTCTgattttgtttttaaaatgtgtatATAATATTGTTTCTAAATGACTGTTTAACCCTCTGTGATCTTACATCTCCTAGTTTCCATTGTACATAGGAAAATAAAACTGTTAAAGAAAAGTTTGAGGTCCTTTAACATCTGATGGAGTTGGGTCTTGTGTTGGGCTGATGGAGTTGGGTCTTGTGTTGGGCTGATGGAGTTGGGTCTTGTGTTGGGCTGATGGAGTTGGGTCTTGTGTTGGGCTGATGGAGTTGGGTCTTGTGTTGGGCTGATGGAGTTATGTCTTGTGTTGGGCTGATGGAGTTATGTCTTGTGTTGGGCTGATGGAGTTGGGTCTTGTGTTGGGCTGATGGAGTTGGGTCTTGTGTTGGGCTGATGGAGTTGGGTCTTGTGTTGGGTTGATGGAGTTGGGTCTTGTGTTGGGCTGATGGAGTTGGGTCTTGTGTTGGGCTGATGGAGTTGGGTCTTGTGTTGGGCTGATGGAGTTGGGTCTTGTGTTGGGCCGAGGTCCTTTAACCAACCTGAGTGAACTCTACTCTCACCACTGTAGAGTCAGGTTCATCATAACCATCCTGAGTGAACTCTCTACTCTCACCACTGTAGAGTCAGGTTCATCATAACCATCCTGAGTGAACTCTCTACTCTCACCACTGTAGAGTCAGGTTCATCATAACCAACCTGAGTGAACTCTCTACTCTCACCACTGTAGAGTCAGGTTCATCATAACCAACCTGAGTGAACTCTCTACTCTC
This sequence is a window from Oncorhynchus clarkii lewisi isolate Uvic-CL-2024 chromosome 26, UVic_Ocla_1.0, whole genome shotgun sequence. Protein-coding genes within it:
- the LOC139385161 gene encoding gamma-secretase subunit Aph-1b; translation: MTASVFFGCTFIAFGPAIALFLFTIARDPLRVIFLIAGAFFWLCSLLLSSLVWFITVQISNKESSSQQKGLLIFGVVLSVLLQETFRFGYYKLLKKANEGLLMLSAEETMPISIRQLAYVSGLGFGFMSGAFSMVNILADSVGPGTIGIHGDSQHYFLSSAFMTMAIILLHMFWGVVFFDSCEKQHWWSLAVVVISHLLVSCLTFQNPQYVGSLVPTYIIVFLVGLWAFFCSGGSLRNLKLCLTCKDKDFLLANHRPR